In one window of Oncorhynchus gorbuscha isolate QuinsamMale2020 ecotype Even-year linkage group LG23, OgorEven_v1.0, whole genome shotgun sequence DNA:
- the LOC124010852 gene encoding late histone H2A.2.2-like, whose product MSGRGKNAVSKSKTSTSRSVRAGLQFPVGRIHRLLKKGHYAARIGTGAAVYLAAILEYLCAEVLELSGNAARDNKKSRIAPRHIQLAVRNDEELNTLLGAVTISEGGVLPNIQAVLLPKKSKLPKDDGSNANDVQSQEF is encoded by the coding sequence ATGTCCGGGCGTGGAAAGAATGCTGTCTCCAAATCGAAGACTTCCACAAGTCGCTCTGTCAGGGCAGGTCTCCAGTTTCCTGTAGGCCGAATTCACCGTCTGCTGAAGAAGGGACATTACGCCGCTCGCATTGGTACGGGAGCTGCAGTCTACCTCGCTGCCATACTGGAGTATCTCTGCGCTGAAGTCCTGGAGCTCTCGGGCAACGCGGCCCGTGACAATAAGAAGTCGCGCATTGCTCCACGGCACATCCAACTAGCTGTGCGGAACGATGAGGAGCTGAACACGCTGCTGGGTGCGGTCACCATATCGGAGGGTGGTGTCCTTCCAAACATCCAAGCCGTGTTACTTCCCAAGAAGAGCAAGCTACCTAAAGACGACGGCAGCAATGCCAACGACGTCCAGTCTCAAGAGTTTTAA